caaaagtaaaatagtttttttaaaaaagaataaattcacaaggaaaaaggaaatggaagagaaaatggaagagaagacAAAGGACTAGCATAGGAGTGATAGAAATAATTGTGAACTACTCATAGTAATAATGTTAGTCATAAATACTGATTTTTTCAAAGTTGTGATATAACTGTATTGGGAGCATGCGGGAAGAGGTGGGAACAATAAGGTAAGAAAACTATAGAGAAAGACAAGGTAGTatctgaaattgaaataaaaagtccagaaacagaAATATAATCAAATTATGTAGAAATATAGAATTAAATGGAGAGGGGGGCAGCTAAAACAGCATTATTGCCTCCAGGGAATGGGACTGAGATAAATTGGAGTACGGCCAATACATTTGAATCGTAaaactatgaatttttaaaataattattttgataaaaaatgtatttaaaaatcagtcccaccagcctgggtaacacagggagaccccatctctaaaaatttttttaaaaattagccggtgtggtggtgcatgcctgtggtcccagctgttcaggaggctgaggtgggaggatcacttgagcccaggaggttgaagctgcagtgagccatgattgcactactgcactccagcctaggcaacggagtgagacccggtcttttttttttttttttttttttgagacagagtctagccctgtcgccaggctggagtgtagtggcgcgatctcagctcactacagcctccacctcctgggttcaagcgattctcctgcctccgcctcctgagtagctgggattacaggcacgcgccactatgctcagctaatttttgtgttttcagtagagatggggtttcaccatgttggccaggatggtctcgatatcctgacctcgtgatccgactaccttggcctcccaaagtgctgggattacaggcatgagccaccgcgcctggtccgagacactgtcttaaaaaaaaaaaaaaaattcaaccctACAGTTTTGTGGTGGGTATTAAACATaaataattaacaataaaaacTATCATAGTGCCTATGTCCATagcaggcatttaataaatactcatttccttccttttgtcagCTAGACAGGGTATGTGTTTACAGTAATATTCATATGACTCAGAGGATAGGTGGGTTGGCTAAACAGCAATGTGAGGTATGTCACAAAGCAAATTGTATGCCCttctaagctttttaaaaattaatattggatggttttatttttcttggaaccATATCAACCTTATGGTTATGGTTTCTTAGAATTTAGACTCCTGTGCAACTGACATATAAAAAATCACCCACTTAGTGGATGTAGTGAGCTATGCACAgaacaaatgttaaaatatttggcaactttgaaattacTCCAATAAACCTGAAAACAATTGTATTTAAACCtagattataaattatttaaggccaaggacatttttcttctcttctataGTTATGTCAATTCGCTGTTTTATTTCCGGGGACCACAATGCCTGCTCCACTACCACCTTTGTTCTGCGAGCTCTCACTGTGGTGGACATGGTGATTGATGTTGAAAGAAAGTCAGCCAATATAAAGCTCTTGCGTGTTACATGCCCAACACGTTGTAAACTAGACTGTAAAGGTCTTGTGGATAGAGACCGTATATTTTGCCATATCAGCATATTCCGTAGTATCTAGGAAAATGAATGCTGtgcaatattattttattcatcaaatatatactgtatgctagacactgtgctaagcTCTGAGGATATCTCAGTGAACTGGACAGATGTGGCTTTTGCTGTTGTAAAATTTATAGTCTAACAGAAAATGTTTATGAATTCCTGTAATCCAGTAAAATAATGGCTTATACTGAAACATTTAAGCAGTTAAAAGCATTGTATATGTAAAGAGTTTAataattttggccgggcgtggtggctcatgcttgtaatcccagcactttgggagccccaggctggtgaatcacaaggtcaagagttcaacaccagcctggccaagatggcgaaaccctgtctctattaaaaatacaaaaattagccaggcatggtggcaggcgcctgtaatcccagctacttgggaggctaaggcagggcaatcgcttgaacccaggcagcagaggttgcagtgagccaagattgcatactgcattctagtctgggtgacagagtgagactccatctcaaaataataataataattattattattatttaagccaTGTTTCTTGTGGTTCAAATGCATGCTATAAAAAGGAAATAGTGGtattacctgattttttttcctctttgcttttctttatagataAGATGCTCACAAGTCCCTTGCAGCTCCCTTCAGAAGAAAAATCACTAGTGCTCTGCTCTTGCCATAATACCAAACCTTTTTGACTCATGCTTTGGTGCTGCAACACTGGAAGAATTGCACACAGTTTCAAGGAATATCTTGTTTTCATTTGAGTGATTCTTTGTGGATGAGAAAAGATTTGAGTCTTAATAATTACCTTGttttaaagctattttctttATAGTCTGAACTGTTTAATAAATTGGGCCACTTACCAATGAGCCACACAGCCAGTTCTTGTCAGGAGCTGGTTGAAAACTGTGCTGTGCATGTAGCAGGAATGGCACAAGAAGATAGCCGTCGTGGTCAAGTGCCATCTTCCTTTTATCATGGTGCCAACCAAGAACTTGACCTGTCCACCAAAGTGTACAAAAGGGAATCAGGAAGTCCTTATTCTGTGTTAGTAGACACCAAGATGAGCAAACCACATCTCCATGAAACAGAAGAACAGCCATATTTCAGGGAGACAAGAGCAGTGTCTGACGTGCATGCTGTTAAGGAAGACCGGGAGAATTCTGATgacacagaagaggaagaggaagaagtctCTTACAAAAGGGAGCAGATCATAGTGGAGGTAAACCTTAATAATCAAACATTAAATGTATCTAAAGGGGAAAAGGGTGTCTCTTCTCAGTCCAAAGAGACTCCTGTTCTTAAGACAAGcagtgaggaggaagaggaagagagtgagGAAGAGGCCACAGATGACAGCAATGACTATGGAGAGaatgaaaagcagaagaaaaaggagaagatagTAGAGAAAGTCAGCGTTACACAAaggagaaccaggagagctgcCTCTGTTGCCGCAGCTACCACTTCCCCTACTCCCAGAACTACAAGAGGTCGTAGGAAGAGTGTAGAGCAACCTAAGCGTAAGAAGCGGGCCACAAAAGAGCCCAAAGCACCAGTCCAGAAAGCTAAGTGTGAAGAGAAAGAGACTCTGACCTGTGAGAAGTGCCCCAGGGTATTTAACACTCGCTGGTACCTGGAGAAGCACATGAACGTTACTCATAGGCGCATGCAGATTTGTGATAAATGTGGCAAGAAGTTTGTCCTGGAAAGTGAGCTGTCCCTTCACCAGCAAACAGACTGTGAAAAAAACATTCAGGTAGGTTTCATCACCAAGAGGGCAAACTTTTCAGGATAGAACCTGGCTGTTCATATTCATCTGGTATCCGCCCAAGAGAATAAATACAGTAGAGGCTGAAGGGACAGATTTCACCAATTTATCATTTGAAAAGCTCCTGCTTTGGTCTTTTCTAAACCAAGGCTTTTATTTCAAAAGCATTAAATTTGACGCTGGACTAGTGGGAACCCAGGCACACTGGAAGGGGGATCTGTTATAGTTGATTGACCAGGAGGTTAAAATCAACACCAACTTTGCACTGAGATTCACTG
The sequence above is drawn from the Symphalangus syndactylus isolate Jambi chromosome 20, NHGRI_mSymSyn1-v2.1_pri, whole genome shotgun sequence genome and encodes:
- the ZNF652 gene encoding zinc finger protein 652 isoform X3 → MSHTASSCQELVENCAVHVAGMAQEDSRRGQVPSSFYHGANQELDLSTKVYKRESGSPYSVLVDTKMSKPHLHETEEQPYFRETRAVSDVHAVKEDRENSDDTEEEEEEVSYKREQIIVEVNLNNQTLNVSKGEKGVSSQSKETPVLKTSSEEEEEESEEEATDDSNDYGENEKQKKKEKIVEKVSVTQRRTRRAASVAAATTSPTPRTTRGRRKSVEQPKRKKRATKEPKAPVQKAKCEEKETLTCEKCPRVFNTRWYLEKHMNVTHRRMQICDKCGKKFVLESELSLHQQTDCEKNIQCVSCNKSFKKLWSLHEHIKIVHGYAEKKFSCEICEKKFYTMAHVRKHMVGEKPFICEICGKSFTSRPNMKRHRRTHTGEKPYPCDVCGQRFRFSNMLKAHKEKCFRVTSPVNVPPAVQIPLTTSPATPVPSVVNTPTTPTPAINMNPVSTLPPRPIPHPFSHLHIHPHPHHPHHLPIPPVPHLPPPPALFKSEPLNHRGQSEDNFLRHLAEKNSSAQHH
- the ZNF652 gene encoding zinc finger protein 652 isoform X2 gives rise to the protein MSHTASSCQELVENCAVHVAGMAQEDSRRGQVPSSFYHGANQELDLSTKVYKRESGSPYSVLVDTKMSKPHLHETEEQPYFRETRAVSDVHAVKEDRENSDDTEEEEEEVSYKREQIIVEVNLNNQTLNVSKGEKGVSSQSKETPVLKTSSEEEEEESEEEATDDSNDYGENEKQKKKEKIVEKVSVTQRRTRRAASVAAATTSPTPRTTRGRRKSVEQPKRKKRATKEPKAPVQKAKCEEKETLTCEKCPRVFNTRWYLEKHMNVTHRRMQICDKCGKKFVLESELSLHQQTDCEKNIQCVSCNKSFKKLWSLHEHIKIVHGYAEKKFSCEICEKKFYTMAHVRKHMVAHTKDMPFTCETCGKSFKRSMSLKVHSLQHSGEKPFRCENCDERFQYKYQLRSHMSIHIGHKQFMCQWCGKDFNMKQYFDEHMKTHTGEKPFICEICGKSFTSRPNMKRHRRTHTGEKPYPCDVCGQRFRFSNMLKAHKEKCFRVTSPVNVPPAVQIPLTTSPATPVPSVVNTPTTPTPAINMNPRPE